The genomic DNA GCGTAGCCGTGCTGCGGTGGACGCAGCGGCGCCACGGTCGTCCGCGGTTGCGGGCGCAGACCCCAGCACGCCTTGAGGACCGCTTCGTCGCGCACCCACGACTCCACGTCCTGGCCGGCATCGAGATCGGCGGCGCGCTGCACGTCCACGCCGACGCGCGCGTGCGACGAGACCGCGACGGCCACGAGCACGCCCGAGTGGGACACCGACACCTCCACCCCGCTGCCGGCCACCCACGGGCGTCCGTGAGGGCGACCACACGTCGTACAGGTGCGCTCGACCCGCAGTGCGGACGGGTCGGCTCCGGTGTGCGCGGCGACCGCGAGGCGGAGCACGACGGCGCCCAGGAGAGTACGAGCACGGTCGGCGGGTGCGCGCAGTCGTGCGATCCGATCACGCTCGTCGCTGTCGAGCACGGCGGTCAGCCGGTCGTCCGCCAGGGTCAGCGGCGCCCACAGCACGTCGACCGTCATCTACGACTCCGTCTCAGCGCCGGAAACAGGGGACCCGACCAGGTTAGGTTAAGTTACCCTTACCGCCGTGCTGTCCAGCGTCGCCCCCCAACGCGAGCGAGCGCGTCCGGTCTGGCCGCTCGCGGCTCAGCCCTCCCCCGACACCGTGGCGCTCGTCCAGGGCGACCGGAGCCTGAGCCACGCCGAGCTGCACGCCGAGGTCGTCGCGCTCGCCGAGCGCCTGCCCTCCGCGCAGGCCGGCCGTCTCCTCGCGCACGTGCCGTTGCGCCCCGACCTCACCTCGGTGATCTCCTACCTCGCGGTGCTGTACGCCGGCCACGTGGCCCTCGTGACGACCTGCGACCCACATCGCACGACCCGCATCCTGGAGCGCTACGCGCCGGATGTGGTGACGACGGGTGACCCTGCTGCACCGTTCGACGTGGCCGACGAACCTCCTCGCCACCTGCTGCACCCCGACCTCGCGGTGCTGCTGAGCACCTCCGGTACGACCGGCTCGGCCAAGCTGGTGCGGTTGTCGCACGCCGCGATCGACGCCAACGCCGAGGCGATCGCGACGGCCCTGGGTCTGCGGGCCGACGACCGGGGGGTCACCTCGCTGCCGCTGCACTACTGCTACGGCTTGTCCGTCCTGCACGCTCACCTGCGCGCTGGCGGCGGCGTGGTCCTGCGCGACGGGTCCGTGACCGATCCGGGCTTCTGGGGCGACCTCGCCGAGCACGGCGTCACGACGCTCGCCGCCGTCCCCCACACCCTTGACCTCCTCGACCGCAGCCACGGTCTCCAGCACGCCCCGACGTCGCTGCGACTGATCACACAGGCCGGGGGCCGACTCGCACCCGAGCGCGTCGAGCAGGTCGCCGAGATCGGGCGTCGACGCGCTTTCGGGCTCGCCGTGATGTACGGCCAGACCGAGGTCACGGCCCGCATCAGCGTGCTCCCGGCCGCGGAGGCCGTGAGCAGCCCCGACTCGGTCGGCTACCCGGTGCCCGGGCTGCAGGTGCGGCTCGATCGCAGCGTGCCTGAGTCCGACGGCGCGTCCGGCGAGCTGATCGTGTCCGGCGACAGCGTGATGCTGGGCTACGCCGAGCATGCCGACGACCTCGCGCTCGGACCGTCGTGCACCGAGCACGCGACCGGCGACCTCGCCACCATCGACGGTGACGGCCGACTGCGCATCGTCGGACGACGGTCCGGGTTCGCCAAGGTCATGGGACTGCGCATCGACGTCGCTGCCGTCGAGAACGCTGTCGCAGCAACGGGACTCGAGGTCTGCGTGACCGCCGACGACGACGGGCTGCGAGTCGCGGTCGAGCCGGCGGCCCTCCCCGATGTCGGCCGCGCCGCGCGGGTGCGTGCGCTCGTCGCCGACCTCACCGGCCTCGGCCCCGCCGCCGTCAACGTCGCCGAGGTGCCGCTGGCCCGCCTCGACAACGGCAAGCTCGACCGGCAGGGCTGCGACGCCCTGGCGCGCGGCCTCAGCTTCGAGCGGTGCGACGAGCGCCGGCGTCGCGTCGACGGCGCCAGCACGAGCACGGCGGTCGCGAAGATCGTCGGCGACGTGCTCGGCCGCGAGGACGTCAGCCTCGAGCACTCCTTCGCCGAGCAGGGCGGCGACTCGCTCAGCCACGTCCAGGCGGCGACGCGGTTGGAGACCCTCCTCGGCCCGCTGCCCGACGACTGGCACCACCGTCCCCTGGGCTCGCTCAGCCGCGCGGGCGCGACGACGCCGGCCACCCGGCGTACGGTCGAGACGACCGTGCTCCTGCGGGCCATCGCGGCGTTCATCATCTGCGGCACGCACGCCGGCCTGTTCTGGGTCGTGGGTGGAGCGCACACACTCCTCGTCGTCGCCGGCTACAACGCCGCCCGCTTCGGCTTCGCCTCGCCGCACCGCGGCGAGCGTGCCCGGCGTACGGCCAGGCTCCTGATCGGCCTGCTCGTGCCGGCCGCGGTGGTCGCGCTCGTCGGACTGATCACGACGGGTCGCTACGGCTGGGCCAACGTCGGCGCCGTCAACTGGATCGCCGGCGACGTCACCTACGGCTCACGCAACGAGCTGTGGTTCGTCGACGCGCTCGCCGCGTGCTTCGTCGCCATGGTCCTGGTCCTGAGCCTGCGACCTGTCGCGCGCCTGCACCTGCGCGACCCGTGGGCGGTGTACGCCGCGCTCCTGGTGCTCGCGCTGGTGCCGCGCTTCGTGATCCTCGCCGTCGCGGACGGCACCATCCGCGGACTCGCACCGACCGTGTTCTGGCTGTTCGCCGCCGGCGCAGCGCTGGCCGCCGCAGCGTCCACCCGCCGCCGTGCCATCACCGTGACGCTCACCGGTCTCGGCGTGGCGACGTTCTTCGACGACCCGATCCGCAACGCCACGGTCTTCGTCGGGGTGTGCGTGCTCGCCTACGTCCCGTCCGTGCGCCTGCATCCCCTGGTCGCCCGCGCGGCCGCGACGCTCGCAGCCGCCTCGCTGTACATCTACCTGACCCAGTTCCAGGTCTTCCCGTTCGGGCCCGGCCCGGTCGGGCGGGTAGCGCTCGCCCTGCTCGTCGGCGTCCTCGTCTGGAAGGTCGCCGACCGGCCGGTCCGGCGCCTGCAGAACCTCGTCCCCCTCCGGCGTACGCCATCCGCGCCGGCTCACCATCCCCTCGTTGCAAAGGACTCCTGACCGTGCGTCGACGCACCGTGATCTCCGCGCTCCTGGCGCTCACCGCCTCCACCACCCTCGCTGCCTGCGGGGGCGGCGACGAGGAGTACAAGGCCGACCCGGCCTCGCTGCAGATCTACTCCGCGCAGCACCACGAGATCACCGACGCGTGGGCCAGGGCGTTCACCGCCAAGACCGGCATCAAGACCCAGGTGCGCTCGGGCAAGGACTCCTCGATGGGGCACCAGATCGTCGAAGAGGGAGCCAGCTCGCCTGCCGACGTGTTCCTCACCGAGAACAGCCCCGCCATGACCGTCGTCGAGCGGGCCAGGCTGCTCGCCCCCGTCGACGCGACGACCCGCGCGCAGGTACCTGCTGCAATGACGCCCTCGAGCAACGCGTGGCTGGCCATCGCGGCCCGCTCGACCGTGATGGTCTACAACCCTGACAAGCTCCCGGCCGACCAGCTGCCGACGTCCCTGATGGACCTGGCCGAGCCGGAGTGGAAGGACAAGTGGGGTGCGGCCCCGGGCGGCGCCGACTTCCAGGCGATCGTGGCGGGCATGCTCGCGCAGAAGGGCGAGGCAGCGACCGCGTCATGGCTGAAGGGCCTCAAGGACGGGTCGAAGACCTACCAGAACAACATCGCCACCATGAAGGCCGTCAACGCGGGCGAGGTCCCGGCCGGGATCATCTACCACTACTACTGGTACCGCGACCAGGCCGGCAACAAGGACGGCACCCAGAACACCAGGCTGCACTACTTCAAGAACCAGGACCCGGGCGCGTTCGTGAGCCTTTCCGCCGGTGGCGTGCTCAAGAGCTCCAAGAAGCCCCAGCAGGCTCAGGCGTTCCTGAAGTTCGTCACGAGCCCGGAGGGTCAGAAGATCCTGGCCGAC from Luteipulveratus halotolerans includes the following:
- a CDS encoding 4'-phosphopantetheinyl transferase family protein, whose translation is MTVDVLWAPLTLADDRLTAVLDSDERDRIARLRAPADRARTLLGAVVLRLAVAAHTGADPSALRVERTCTTCGRPHGRPWVAGSGVEVSVSHSGVLVAVAVSSHARVGVDVQRAADLDAGQDVESWVRDEAVLKACWGLRPQPRTTVAPLRPPQHGYAAALAAVSATAPSITERDATPLIGAHLDTL
- a CDS encoding AMP-binding protein; the encoded protein is MLSSVAPQRERARPVWPLAAQPSPDTVALVQGDRSLSHAELHAEVVALAERLPSAQAGRLLAHVPLRPDLTSVISYLAVLYAGHVALVTTCDPHRTTRILERYAPDVVTTGDPAAPFDVADEPPRHLLHPDLAVLLSTSGTTGSAKLVRLSHAAIDANAEAIATALGLRADDRGVTSLPLHYCYGLSVLHAHLRAGGGVVLRDGSVTDPGFWGDLAEHGVTTLAAVPHTLDLLDRSHGLQHAPTSLRLITQAGGRLAPERVEQVAEIGRRRAFGLAVMYGQTEVTARISVLPAAEAVSSPDSVGYPVPGLQVRLDRSVPESDGASGELIVSGDSVMLGYAEHADDLALGPSCTEHATGDLATIDGDGRLRIVGRRSGFAKVMGLRIDVAAVENAVAATGLEVCVTADDDGLRVAVEPAALPDVGRAARVRALVADLTGLGPAAVNVAEVPLARLDNGKLDRQGCDALARGLSFERCDERRRRVDGASTSTAVAKIVGDVLGREDVSLEHSFAEQGGDSLSHVQAATRLETLLGPLPDDWHHRPLGSLSRAGATTPATRRTVETTVLLRAIAAFIICGTHAGLFWVVGGAHTLLVVAGYNAARFGFASPHRGERARRTARLLIGLLVPAAVVALVGLITTGRYGWANVGAVNWIAGDVTYGSRNELWFVDALAACFVAMVLVLSLRPVARLHLRDPWAVYAALLVLALVPRFVILAVADGTIRGLAPTVFWLFAAGAALAAAASTRRRAITVTLTGLGVATFFDDPIRNATVFVGVCVLAYVPSVRLHPLVARAAATLAAASLYIYLTQFQVFPFGPGPVGRVALALLVGVLVWKVADRPVRRLQNLVPLRRTPSAPAHHPLVAKDS
- a CDS encoding iron ABC transporter substrate-binding protein — encoded protein: MTVRRRTVISALLALTASTTLAACGGGDEEYKADPASLQIYSAQHHEITDAWARAFTAKTGIKTQVRSGKDSSMGHQIVEEGASSPADVFLTENSPAMTVVERARLLAPVDATTRAQVPAAMTPSSNAWLAIAARSTVMVYNPDKLPADQLPTSLMDLAEPEWKDKWGAAPGGADFQAIVAGMLAQKGEAATASWLKGLKDGSKTYQNNIATMKAVNAGEVPAGIIYHYYWYRDQAGNKDGTQNTRLHYFKNQDPGAFVSLSAGGVLKSSKKPQQAQAFLKFVTSPEGQKILADSKSMEYAVGNGVASDAALPPLASLQAPPVDPFTLNSDQVTRLMTDAGIL